From Canis lupus familiaris isolate Mischka breed German Shepherd chromosome 16, alternate assembly UU_Cfam_GSD_1.0, whole genome shotgun sequence:
gaaataattccaaatgaattaaaatatttagtgaagTCTCACTTTTGATTTCTATTATGATACATATCAACAAATACAgccacataaatatattttctttgggaactcagtaatttttaagagttcaAAGAAGTCCCAAGACCAGAAAAGTAGAGTACCATTGCACTAACTGGTAGATTACCAACCTAACAAGGGCCAGAGCTGGAAACAAATGGATTTTATCTGAcactaaaagttttatagttttctcctGTTGGTGTCACAAGTAAAAGCAATGTAACAGCTTAAAACAATGCTATAACTGgtatctatatacaatggaatgttacttaggcataaaaaagaatgaaatctttccatttgcagcaacatggatggacctagagggcatcatgctaagtgaaataagtcagacagtaAAAGACAagcatcatatgatttcactcatatgtggagtcaaagtaacaaaacaaattaagaaaggtaaaaaaggacaaacaaacaaacaaaaaaaaacacagactcttaactctagagaacaaactggttgtTACCAGAGGGTTGGCTTGTGACAGGATGGAGGAAAGCATGAatgggattaagagtacatttatgatgagcactgaataatgtatggaattgttgaatcagcatattgtacacctgacactaacataacactgtatgttaattatattgaaactttttaagaattaaaaaaatagagatgcctgggtggctcggtggttgagcgcatctgcctttggctcagggcatgatccctgagtccccggatcaagtcccacattgggttccctgcatggagcctgcttctccctctgcctatgtctctgcctctttgtgtgtctcacatgaataaataagttaaatcttaaaaaagatttttaaaaaatatatgtgtgtgtatatatacaatgtaaaaaaaacccacaactgtacaaataagaatgaaaaacaaaaaacgagCCACATCTGTTCTCTCCTAGTTTCCATGGGTCAGAGTCCTGCAATAGGACAGCTGGATTCTCTACACCTGTCTCACAGGCTGACCCCAAGGACACGGCTGAGTCTACAGTTCTCACCTCTACATGATGCCCTCCATCCTCACATTCAGATCTCCTGACCTCCTCCCCTGCTGCTAGATGAGGAAACTCCCTAGTTTTAGAAAGCTCACCTGACTAGGCTAGGCCCACCAACATAACCTCCATGGTTTACCATGAGTTGATTTGCAAAACATCTTCACAGCAGAGCCCATATTAGCACCTGATTTAAAAGAGGGGGCAGGTACCTCAGGGGACCATCTGAGAATCCTGACACCTGCAGTCTTTTCTCTTAACCAAGTAGCAGTGCTTGGATCCTGCCTTTTTACTCAGACAGATGCTATCCTGTCACTGCTCTTCATCATCAGCCACACGTCCTCCAGGACTCCCAccccaaattttcaaaaatcattctGAATCCCAACTCAGAGGGACacaatttccatttctgtgtctcaCTCTAAGTGATAGgatcagaatattttaaagttccttttAATTCCCAAGTTACACAGATTTAACTGAGTTAACCCTTTTTTGCGCAGTCCACACACCTGGCCCTTGGCCAAGGTGCTCTTATAGcaaaatgatcatatttttctAGGCATCTACATTTAGAAACACACATATGAAGCAGGTGTAGCAATGTTTTACTTAATATGATAGATATAGCAATAATGTGACGATGGCCCATATTTGGAGGAGCCCATGGGGACTCAGGATAGACTCAAAGAAACAGCGATATCCCATAAAGCCATCAcatacattttcacatttttgtgctaATTTGATTACTTGCTCCCCTTGGAGCTATGTTGTTTGTACCTTGAAATGACCTTGAGCAGAGCTATTTCACATAGAAATGAGCTGATGTTTAGCCAAATCAAGTGCTTCCCCAGACCAGCCATTCTCCATTGGTATTCCAACTTGAGAAGACTTTAGCTTGATTTCCCAGTACATTAGGTCATTAGCATCAGCACTGACATATCATTTATTTGCATCAGATAGTTAAATTTTATCAATAATGCCAATGGTACGTCACAGCACAGTATGGTCATTGTACAATTCAGTTTCATTAGAGAACAAATCAGTAAGAATTACAGATGTATTTGCCGTGATCCTCCAACAGATTTGGCCCCTGTCCATATACCAGATTATTATTATGACAGATGTCATTACAATTATCCATGATTCACTAATTTCTGAGTTCCAACCAATTGAAGACCAAACGAGTTATCCTACCTCAACTTAAAGGCTTGTACTGAAACTAGTGTTTACTGTGTGTCATTATGTAACGATGAGGACTTGGTGTTACACAGAGCAGTTCCTTTTCCTCCCAGCTGACAACATTCATACATCTTAAAAACTCATGGGCTTTGTTGCTCCCTGAAGAGTTTCTCAACAGAGCCTGGAGCCTCCATTGTCACCCTACCTGAGTGCCTGCTGGTACCTCATGAACATTTTTCCCTTCTCAGCAGCTGACAGAGAAGCcccatttctgttttcatctttggTAATTACAATTTAGTGACAAAAGGATTgaattttgtttactttgttgTCATAGAAGCAAGCggtatattttagaaatttgttcTGAGATCTGAAGagattatctctttaaaaaaaaaaacatttccaagcaaaagttatttattttcattttgttttgctcttaGAGAACAGAGATTCAACATTTCCTGACTTGAAATTTACAATCGtaaacttttcttttgaaaattggTTTCTTCTAATCCATTTTAGTACTGGGGATTGGGAGACCTGAGAAGAAATCCATCACAGTTGTATGAGGGTCAGAATTGGGCAGGTGATTTTTGAGAAAGAAGGGGCCAACTGTAGCACATACTATTATACAGTACTCTATAGCTCAAGGTGGAAGAGAAGCCAGATCGATTTAAAGGAGATGACAGGAAGTAAGGTAAGTCAAGCTCTGTAGATCACAGAAATTCTCAGCTTTAGAATTCTCCTGTATCATCAGTCTACTTGATGCTCTCTCTTTACATGGCAAAGATGTGCTCATTACAGGAACTTCAGCTTGTTCTCACACAACACTTTATTGGGTGTCTTCTGTGGAAATGCTCATGAAGACAATGATATAAACCTTCCCTTCTCCCATCTTCAGCCTCCCGACCAACCTGGTGTCATTCCTATGTGGCGCTGGCCTCCTTCCAGGACCTGTGAGGACAACAAACTTTGTgtttccctgcctgtgtctcctttTGTGGTCATTCCTGACTCACcattgcatttaaaaacatacaactCACTTGGTCTGTGACTTgcatttcttgtttcttcataGTAACTTTCATTATCAGaaggatttattttgaaaaagccTAATCTTTATCAAGTCTTCCAATTATGTGTCTTGTGTTTTTTCCAGAGAACGAAGAATCTTTGCATACCCACAGGCATGAAggtattcatcttttttatttgctaaagtCTCTATGGTTTCAGGTTGAATGCTTAGGTCTAAAATAGTCTATTTTAACGTGGCATCTATTATACCGTAAGGTGAAAAATGCCACCTATCATATTTCATGGGGAGCAAAGTGTCCCCAACCATGTTGATTTTCCCCATCCCTCATATATGCCTATGCCTGTATAAGGCTCTCCTCAGGGCACCCTTCACCTCTGTGTTCCTCAGACTGTAGATCAGTGGGTTCAGCATAGGGTTGAAAAGGCTATAAAACAGGGAAAGGatcttctgcttctcctctgggTGGTTGGATTTGGGGGCCATGTACATGACAATGGCGCTGCCAAAGTAGAGCCCCACCACGCAGAGGTGGGAGGAACAGGTGGAGAAGGCCTTTCTGCGGCCTTCCCCAGACTGGATCCTCAGGATGGCAAACAGGATGCATGAGTAGGACACCAGCACCAAGCAGAGAGGCCCCACTAAGATAAACACACAGGTCCCAAAGATGACCACTTGGTTGAGCCTAGTGTCAGCACAGGCCAGCTTGAGGACAGATAAGATTTCACAGAAGAAGTGGTTGATTTCATGAGGCCCACAGAAGGGCAGCCTCAGGATGAGAATTAAATGGACGAGGGCCAAGAGGAAGCTAAACACCCAAGAAGTGACAGCCAGGACCATGCACAGTCTCCAGCTCATGATGACAGTGTACTGGAGGGGGTGGCAGATGGCCACGTACCTGTCATAGGACATCACCACCAAAACCAGGCACTCTGTAGCAGCAAAACCCAGGTACAGAAATGTCTGCATTACGCAGGGAACAAAAGAGATGGTTCTCTTCTGATTCACTAAGTTTACCAACATCTTGGGGACATTGTTGGAGGCATAGGACATGTCGATGACAGCCAGGTGtgagaggaagaagtacatgggggtgtgcaGTCTCAGGTCCAGACGGATGAGTCCCAAGATCACGCCATTTGCCAGCAGACTGAAGATATACAAGAGGGAGAAGATCCAGAAGAGGAGCACTTCCATCTCTGCACTGAGCTGGAACCCCACCAAGACAAATTCTGTGACCCATGACTGGTTGCTTCCCATTTCCTAATGACAGATTTTCAAGGACTGAAATGTGACAAAAGGTCAGAGCTGGGCAATCGACAAAAATTGGAGTTACTTATCTCAACATAGGCTTGCAGAAGGGTTGTATCCTTGTCCTTATTTGCCAACTCCCTTACTCCCCCAAACTGCTAACCTTCTTGATTTGAACTTGTAATATGAAAGTGTAAACTCACAGAAAAGGGTCAAGAGTTATGCAAAGAACTCCCACCTACCTTCACACAGATTCAACCGGTTTTCATACTTCTTTCATGTTTgccttattctctttttctttacgTGTATGTACTTTTTCAGAGTGTAGGATGAATTCAGTAACTTTCTAAATACTGAGAGTTATTGTAAAAACCCTAAAGGGGTTAGCGGGTTATACATTCTTGATCGATTGCATACTGGGCTGAAAAATGCATATGGGTCACTCGAAAATATGATTGTGGTTACAAACTCTGCACATCATCACCCTCATTCTGTAATCCTGATGAGGTGTTGTTGTGGGGTCATAGTCCTCCTCATTTGAACCATTTTATTGTAGTTTGCCATTAGGTACTACAAAGAGAAAGAATGCAGTCTACTTGAACTTCTCTAGGCCCCACTGAGAGGATAATTAGAAAACAGCCTGAAAAAAGGATCTTTTCTACTCCTTTGAATCAGAGTAGATTCATATGAAGGGGCTCTTTGGGTACCTATTAAAAGTATGGGTTTGGTCAATATTAACAGTTGAGAGGTATATCCTCAATAGGAAGGTCTGAATAATCCTCCAgataaaatcaaagataaaaaaggGGAGTTATACCTAATATCACATATTTGAACCGAGATTCTCTTTCGCCAAATAGGAAGTCAGGTGGGCATGTACTATGTCCTGAACAGCTTTGTATCTCGAAATAAAAGGTAAAGTTCTAGATGAAACAAGCACTCAGAAAATGGATGATTGTCATTTTAGTTCAAAAATAGATGTACTAACTATCTTCTATTTGACAGTTTCATTGACAAACACAAGGATTCTACTTCCTTAAATTCACAGAGAAATTCACAGTTAGAATATGAGGAAAATTAAAGAGAGACAAAATCATAGTCTTTCATCTCCATGAGTGTGATTGCATTTGGGAAGTTTCTATGTCAATGTGCATTAAGTTTGCAACATGAATTTTTGCTACAATTAAAGAATATGCCGACGTTATATAAAGTGGGAGACCGTAATATCAGTATTGTTAAAATTCTTTGGAGGCACAGTAGGTTACAATAAGCAATGTCTGAATCATATTTAATCTGTGAACATAAAGGATAAAAACTGTTGAAGGCACCAAATGCATCACTATTCACTGGGAACATTTGTTTAGTAACTTTTTAGCCTAGTGGTATTTGTGTCTGAATCAGCATATcttttcattgtcattttcattACCATTGTTACCATCttggtgttaaaaaaataaacaacataaaaataaaattgaaattaggTTAAAACTGTTAAGCAGTGGGGTTTCTGGTGATGCAGACTGTTAAGATCCACCTATTattttctgctcaagtcatgatctcagggttgtgagatggaacatATTGGGCtatgcactgagcatggagcctgcttgagagtctctctctctctctctggtctccccctactctctccctcaaaaaacaaaaattaagcaaTCTAGTACTGGCTTAGGAAGGAAAATGTCAAGGTAGTGATACCTAAAATTTCAACTCCTTCgtggaataaatgaaacaatagcagctcaaaaaaagaaagctttcctTGGTCAGCAGGAGCAGCTCTCTCTCAGCTGTCCTGGACCCCAGAATGTTCCTTGACCCGGGGAATGATATCTATTTCTCCCACCCTCATCAGGAGCACCCTATCTGATTTTGTGATAGGAAagacatgtaaataaaatatagtgatttttAAGCCTGATAATCATCACAACAGAGTGATGACCTGGGATGGTTCCAAAAGAATAACTATAAGGCAAACTTACATACTATAGTGTTTTAGCAAAGACTTACTGTAACTCttactataattttcttttccgtTGATACTGGTTGCTCTGGACCTCATGAtcttctgggtgcctgggtggctcagtcacttaggtGAGgatctcttgatttctttttttttttttttaatttatttatttgtgatagagagagagagagagagagagagagagagagagaggcagagacacaggcagagggaggagcaggctccatgcaccgggagcccgatgtgggtgggattcgatcgcgggtctccaggatcgagccctgggccaaaggcaggcgccaaaccgctgcgccacccagggatcccgatctcttgatttctactcaggtcatgatctggggagACTGGGATCAGGTCCCTCTCTAGGCTTGCTCTCCCTTTTGCtctctcctaaaataaataaataaatattttaaacaatgatCTTCATTTAGCAGGGGGATAAAGTCCTTCTATTAATTTGACAATTTAAGAACCTTTGCAGAGACAATGACTGCATGCATCTAAGATTTCTCATTGTCTGAGCCCCCTCACACTGAGACAGTTGTGCTAGCTCTGCCCTCCATCCATCAGTTACATTAGGAGGAAATGCTGAGGGAGATGCTGGAGGAGTTCAAGGATGCCTGCCCACCACACATGGGCAGATGGTCTCTAAGGTAGGGGAGGCAGACATCTACCTATAGTGCACAGTGTGGGTCAGGAGGGAAGATCACCCAGGAATGTCATTCTTGTCCACATAGCCCGTCCTTTATCACTGAAAATCACCTCCCAGCATAAACTGATAATGTCCTCTGCATTAGGACAGGTTCGCACTGGGTTTTCTCACAAGAAGTAATTCTGACCTACAGTCAACCCCACAGAGTTGAGAAATGTACCTCTAGAATGGGTATAATGTCCTGTTCCCTGAGTAGCTTTCAGAGGATTAAATCCCAGATACAGAAAGAGTCACTCAGTGGACTTGCCGAAGACTCTTCAAAGAACCCCAGGAGCACAGCTTTTATTTTAGAGtcagatgaattaaaaaacattCTTGAGTTTCTACTGAGAATTCCAATTCCCAGAATGATCACAAGCTATTACAGCTATTTGTCTTCTTCCTAAGAATCGGGAGGGAAATCCCTAAATTTCATCTCTGGGGGAGAGCTCAGGTTGTATCTGAGGGTCCTTGGAGGAAAATTCTGGGGAACAAACAGGGCAGATATTGGCATCACACTGTTCCTGCACAAACTTCCAACTGTCTCAAGGGTTATAAATGGGAGACAAATGTCACAAATTACTAGACCCAAACTCTCTAATTGATTACAGTTGATGAAATCGGGCCTCTCTGCAGTCCCCATCAAAGCATCTGAAGGGCTGGGACTTTTAGATGCTTGAGAGGTGGATTCCCATGGAATCCTGTTGTGACAACCTTGAGTGAGAATGCATCCCCTGAGCCAGGACGTATCTCTACCTGCAGCAAGGGTGGGTAAATACAAACGACAAAGGCTTCTAACATTGACAGGCAACCATTATTGAGCCCCTCTCTCGTTTCAGAAAATATGCCAAATGCTCTATGTGGACTACCTGGTTTAATCTGATCAACATTACCATTTTATCAATGTGGAGATTGAGGCTGAATATACTAAGTTCCTGATTCTTAAGTGTGGTCCCGGGACTGGGGGGCATCTCTGAGAATCTCTCAAAGGGACCATtgggtcaaaactattttcatcattatatttagactttttgcctttttcattctcCCTCATGAGTGCACCATGCAGTTTTCCAGAGGCAACATGACATGTGATCTTGCATCAGCGAGAGTGTAGTAGAAATACAAAATTCAGCTCTTCTTGCTTGAGACAGCATTTAAGATTATTCAAAATGTAAACCAGGGGCTCCCGACTGggtcagttggttgaatgtctgaatcttgaatttggctcaggtcataatgtcagggtggtgagatccagccctgtgtcaggcttccccTCAGTGTcaagtctgcttaggattctctaactccctctccctctgtccttcctctgctctggtgttcttctttctctctctaaaataaaaaaatatatttcttaaaaatgtaaaacatagcTTCACtcttttcttcactctttttttttgctttattaatgaTAGTTACTTTTCATgaaaatacattatattaatatataagaaataattccaaatgaattaaaatatttaatggagTCTCACTTTTGATTTCTATTATGATACATATCAACAAATACAgccacataaatatattttctttgggaactcagtaatttttaagagttcaAAGAAGTCCCAAGACCAGAAAAGTAGAGTACCATTGCACTAACTGGTAGATTACCAACCTAACAAGGGCCAGAGCTGGAAACAAATGGATTTTATCTGAcactaaaagttttatagttttctcttgTAGCTGCCACAAGTGAACACAAACTTCACAgcttaaaatagcatttaaaaacatacaaaacactTGGTCTGTGACTTGCATTTCTTGTTTCTTCAAAGTGACTTTCATTATCAGGACTTATTTTGAAAAAACCTAATCTTTATCAAGTCTTCGAATTTTGTGTCTTGTGTTTTTTCCAGAGAACGAAGAATCTTGCATACTCACAAGCATTAAggtattcatcttttttatttgctaaagtCTCTATGGCTTCAGGTTGAATGTTTAGGTCTAAAATAGTCTATTTTAATGTGGCATCTATTATAGCATAAGGTGAAAAATGCCATCTACCATATTTCATGGGTTACAAAGTACCCCAACCATGTTGATTTTCCCCATCTCTCATATATGCCTCTGCCTGTATAAGACTCTCCTCAGGGCACCCTTCACCTCTGTGTTCCTCAGACTGTAGATCAGTGGGTTCAGCATAGGGTTGAAAAGGctataaaacagagaaaggatCTTCTGCTGCTCCTCAGGGTGGTTGGATTTGGGGGCCATGTACATGACAATGGCGCTGCCAAAGAAGAGCCCCACCACGCAGAGGTGGGAGGAACAGGTGGAGAAGGCCTTTCTGCGGCCTTCCCCAGACTGGATTCTCAGGATGGCAAACAGGATGCATGAGTAGGACACCAGCACCAAGCAGAGAGGTCCCACTAAGATAAACACACAGGCAGCAAAGATGACCACTTGGTTGAGCCTAGTGTCAGCACAGGCCAGCTTGAGGACAGACAGGATTTCACAGAAGAAGTGGTTGATTTCATGAGGCCCACAGAAGGGCAGCCTCAAGATGAGAATTAAATGGACGAGAGCCAAGAGGAAGCTAAAAACCCAAGAAGTGCTGGCTAAGACTGTGCACATTCTCCAGTTCATGATGACTGTGTAATGTAGAGGATGGCAGATTGCCACAAACCTGTCATAGGACATCACAACCAAAATCAGGCACTCTATGTGAGCAAAAGCCAGATACAGAAAAGTCTGCATGATGCAAGGAACAAAGGATATGGTTCTTTTCAGATTCACAAGATTTGCCAGCATCTTGGGGACATTATTGGAGGCGTAGGACATGTCAACAATTGCCAGGTGagtgaggaagaagtacatggggctGTGCAGTCTAGCGTCTAAGCAGATAAGCCCTAAGATGACTCCATTTCCCAGAAGGGTGAGGGtatagaaaagacagaaaagtccAAAGAGAAGGAGCTCCAGTGCTGGATCGACCTGGAATCCCAGCAGGATGACTTCTGTGATCCATGTCTGGTTGCCTCCCATGCTCCTATGACAGAGATGGTCAACTTCACATTCCCAAAAGGAAGGTCTGAGCTCCAGAGTAATCAAGACTCAAAATATCACTAAATGAACATTTAGAAACACGGATTGacttttctgtcatttatttttagatatgtgTAAAACACTAAGTGTActcataaaaatcagaaaataattccCCTTGTATCAATGGAATGATAGGATATATCtgcatataatttaatataaataaaatatattacaacaTATTATACATTATTAGATACTGTACCtaattgcacacacacacacacctgttgttttgaaaaattaaagtgcTCTAGCTTCCCTTCAAGGGTATGAGTCTTGATTATTAATGTAGTTAGAAGAGATATGACCCTGATCAAATGTCTGCAACAGGACACATAGGATAGTCTTATTTCCTAATCTTGCTTGTCTTCTTGGTCCAAGATGTGAAGCGATTAGGCCTTCTGTCCTTTGTATGCTGCTTATCCATTTACCTTCTCAGATGCTTTTCTACCCATATATTGCAGATTTGAAGCACCTTCTAAATAAGGTCTCAATTTCATAGTCTTTAAAACTTTGTAAACCCCTCATTTTCAGCTAGTAATATTCCTTGCATGTTTCTTTTGGTGCCTCTTTTCCATCTCCAATGTTTATGGTTTTATTCTGTgagttttatttactattttatcagCGCTAGATACTGAAATTTAgtcataaatgaaagaatgctTTCGCTCCATGCAATGAACCTGTAGACACACCCAAAAATTCAAGTAAATGGGATGACATTTCTGCAGCTTTCTCAACTATGAATCtcaaaagggaaaatgaatttaCATTAACAGCTGTATTGTAACTGTATTTTCTTTGGgtgatttctcttttcccttttataaCATAATCACAGAAGAATCTCAGAGTTTATTTTCTTGTGACAGAACTTTCGTCATCGTATCTTCTCAGCTTTGGCAACTCCTGTTGCCATCGACTCCCCTTACACCTTCCTCACCTGTTACCACGCTGACTGCCCACTGCTGTTCTGATGGGTTCTGAGCAGGTCACAGGGAGTGAATACAGGTTCCTGTTGGATGTTTCTTTCCAGGAAGCTCTTCCTGGGAGGTGCCTGGGTTTATCCAGGGAGAAAAATGTTCACGGAACAGCCTGATGGTGACATTATGCCTCAAAACCATGTAACCTGGTGCTTGTTGTCTCTTTAGACTTTCTTCACAATGTTCCCAGAAACAACCTGAGAACTATTTTTACTTTCAAGTTAGGCTGTAGTTTCAAAtccaacagaatattttaaaaataattcatttgtttctttgtaaaaatttagatcctcaaattcatattttaaaatcaggattaCATTATAGAGACTATTTTTTAACTACCAATTTCTCTTAATATAATGAACATTCTTCATgtattaaagtaatattttataggtattacttaaaactaatgtaatattctattatattacaatttatttaatttcttattgttGAAAAATTTGGGGTTCTTATTTCTCTTATGTTTATTAGCATTGAGATAAATATTCTTAAACAAGCTTTGTCTATATtcatga
This genomic window contains:
- the OR2A37 gene encoding olfactory receptor family 2 subfamily A member 37, which gives rise to MGSNQSWVTEFVLVGFQLSAEMEVLLFWIFSLLYIFSLLANGVILGLIRLDLRLHTPMYFFLSHLAVIDMSYASNNVPKMLVNLVNQKRTISFVPCVMQTFLYLGFAATECLVLVVMSYDRYVAICHPLQYTVIMSWRLCMVLAVTSWVFSFLLALVHLILILRLPFCGPHEINHFFCEILSVLKLACADTRLNQVVIFGTCVFILVGPLCLVLVSYSCILFAILRIQSGEGRRKAFSTCSSHLCVVGLYFGSAIVMYMAPKSNHPEEKQKILSLFYSLFNPMLNPLIYSLRNTEVKGALRRALYRHRHI
- the OR2A14 gene encoding olfactory receptor family 2 subfamily A member 14; this translates as MGGNQTWITEVILLGFQVDPALELLLFGLFCLFYTLTLLGNGVILGLICLDARLHSPMYFFLTHLAIVDMSYASNNVPKMLANLVNLKRTISFVPCIMQTFLYLAFAHIECLILVVMSYDRFVAICHPLHYTVIMNWRMCTVLASTSWVFSFLLALVHLILILRLPFCGPHEINHFFCEILSVLKLACADTRLNQVVIFAACVFILVGPLCLVLVSYSCILFAILRIQSGEGRRKAFSTCSSHLCVVGLFFGSAIVMYMAPKSNHPEEQQKILSLFYSLFNPMLNPLIYSLRNTEVKGALRRVLYRQRHI